In one window of Cytophagaceae bacterium ABcell3 DNA:
- the treZ gene encoding malto-oligosyltrehalose trehalohydrolase: MSFSEVKKSIPGIRFDKEGVANVTLWAPHAQQAEVYLTQKDVKLPLEQKVYGYWQLTTEQIKSGDYYQYILNGEKKLPDPASISQPEGVHGPSQAIDLTYKWSDQSWNNIPLEDYILYELHTGTFSPEGNFEGIEKKLDYLKELGITAIEIMPVSQFPGQRNWGYDGVYPFAVQESYGGVLGLQHLVDTCHKKGIAVILDVVYNHLGPEGNYLAEYAPYFTDKYNTPWGKAINFDDAWCDGVRKYFIENTLMWFRDFHIDALRMDAVHAIKDFSPKHILREIKEHVNELQKTTGRNHHLIVELDLNDNKFITPLEDHGYGMDAQWIDEFHHALRVTTGEEKTGYYADFDGLKHLAKSYKDAYVYDGIYSPHRHRNFGTKTDNNPGKQFVVFSQNHDQTGNRMLGERSSQLVSYEMLKVMAGAVISSPYLPMLFMGEEYSETHPFLYFVSHGDPNLIEAVRKGRKAEFAAFHAKGEAPDPQDEKTFETSKLQWELLDKHAHKTLFRYYQTLIALRKKQPALKNLNRKNVEVYPDEEKQSLILHRWHENQHIVCVMNFSKQAQNINLPSVNMEWVKLLDSAAPEWNGPEAAPETLPNAAFFKLQPESFLIYTNKHD; encoded by the coding sequence ATGAGTTTTTCAGAAGTAAAGAAAAGTATTCCGGGAATACGCTTTGATAAAGAAGGGGTGGCCAATGTAACGCTATGGGCACCCCATGCTCAACAGGCAGAAGTTTACTTAACCCAAAAAGATGTAAAACTACCCCTAGAGCAGAAAGTCTATGGATATTGGCAACTTACCACAGAACAAATAAAATCAGGAGATTATTACCAATACATTTTAAATGGAGAAAAGAAATTACCGGATCCGGCTTCTATTTCTCAACCAGAGGGCGTGCATGGCCCTTCACAAGCCATTGACCTTACCTATAAATGGTCAGACCAGTCGTGGAACAATATTCCGCTAGAGGACTATATCCTATATGAGCTGCATACAGGCACTTTTTCTCCTGAAGGCAATTTTGAAGGCATAGAAAAAAAGCTTGACTATTTGAAGGAACTCGGCATCACAGCCATAGAAATTATGCCAGTCTCCCAGTTTCCAGGCCAGCGAAACTGGGGCTATGATGGGGTGTATCCATTTGCGGTACAGGAATCCTATGGTGGTGTATTAGGCTTACAACACCTGGTAGACACCTGTCATAAAAAAGGCATAGCGGTCATCCTTGATGTAGTTTATAACCACCTAGGTCCCGAAGGCAACTATTTGGCTGAATATGCACCTTATTTTACTGACAAATACAATACCCCCTGGGGAAAGGCCATAAATTTTGATGATGCCTGGTGCGATGGCGTCAGAAAGTATTTTATAGAAAATACCCTGATGTGGTTCAGGGATTTTCATATTGATGCCCTCCGTATGGATGCCGTACACGCTATTAAAGACTTTAGCCCAAAACATATTCTAAGGGAAATAAAAGAGCATGTCAATGAACTACAAAAAACAACAGGAAGGAACCACCACCTAATTGTAGAATTAGACCTAAACGACAATAAGTTCATAACCCCATTAGAAGATCATGGGTATGGCATGGACGCCCAATGGATAGATGAGTTTCACCATGCCCTTAGGGTTACAACAGGCGAAGAGAAAACCGGATATTATGCAGATTTTGACGGGCTGAAACACCTGGCCAAATCATATAAAGATGCCTATGTTTACGACGGTATTTATTCGCCGCACAGGCACAGAAACTTTGGCACAAAAACAGACAATAACCCAGGAAAGCAGTTTGTTGTATTTTCCCAAAACCACGACCAAACCGGCAACAGGATGCTTGGCGAACGTTCCAGTCAGCTTGTAAGCTACGAAATGCTTAAAGTTATGGCCGGAGCGGTTATCTCCAGCCCTTACCTGCCGATGCTGTTTATGGGTGAAGAATATAGTGAAACCCATCCTTTTTTGTACTTCGTAAGCCATGGTGACCCCAATTTAATAGAAGCTGTAAGGAAAGGAAGGAAAGCGGAATTTGCGGCTTTTCACGCAAAAGGAGAAGCACCAGACCCTCAGGATGAAAAAACCTTCGAAACATCTAAACTTCAATGGGAGCTGCTAGACAAGCACGCACACAAAACGCTCTTTAGGTACTATCAGACTCTTATAGCCTTGCGCAAAAAACAACCAGCCCTGAAAAACCTAAACAGAAAAAATGTAGAAGTGTACCCTGACGAAGAAAAGCAAAGCCTGATACTGCACAGGTGGCACGAAAATCAACATATTGTGTGTGTGATGAACTTTTCCAAACAGGCTCAAAATATCAACCTTCCATCGGTTAATATGGAATGGGTTAAACTACTAGACTCTGCCGCCCCAGAATGGAATGGCCCAGAAGCTGCTCCAGAAACATTGCCTAATGCAGCTTTTTTCAAATTACAACCTGAATCTTTTTTAATCTATACCAATAAGCATGATTAA